A section of the Kluyveromyces lactis strain NRRL Y-1140 chromosome F complete sequence genome encodes:
- the BZZ1 gene encoding Bzz1p (similar to uniprot|P38822 Saccharomyces cerevisiae YHR114W BZZ1 SH3 domain protein implicated in the regulation of actin polymerization able to recruit actin polymerization machinery through its SH3 domains colocalizes with cortical actin patches and Las17p interacts with type I myosins), whose translation MSESISVGNEIKEGFPETNKWVQNNVKWLSTVESFYHERSKLEKEYSEKLRQLTKEYFAKKSAETVALSVGNSPTTTPGSLECASQVAWNEVLSQTELIAKDHEKFSNDIAFHICEQLKTLTNRCNSLVISAEKLNAEVSGRKTTCYENLEKAKKRYYDSCQVMETARSKSSKSSSEKAQRRQAEKEHEMNISKNDYLTKINQANRVKDKYFFQDVPEILDILQDINESRAAMLNIIWNKAGVLERELNKTIDSRLDAADSVIAKNKPYLDTSMFIKHNMKSWKEPKDFLYEPSSVWHDDEHFVVNSQVELQDLRVKLAKAQQQLQQTQYHIESEKKSLGQLNTDKCNLKAQEQYDPMQFQDILKNYISSVSGFTALEHKKLEAEVEAESIQNNVADDSVLDTSEVDLSQPEKKHGLLGKFKQNLTISSTLNPIATKTSTNNNSDTISMVSAETQASKKSNRFSIFKKVGRSKRTESTPFDDDSVSVVPSNAESFTPSQEVSYNNDDTVKNTPTGIRAKVLYSYTKSDADEVSVNGDTVVTVLNKDAGNGWSLIKLDTGEQGLVPETYIQLQQSTTPSTSRAPPPRAPQPRKSAQKTMTAAYPYQSQGPDELSLQVGDKIKVLKEDEGNGWTFGELNGTQGLFPTTYCS comes from the coding sequence ATGAGTGAATCGATATCTGTTGgtaatgaaatcaaagagGGTTTTCCTGAGACCAATAAATGGGTTCAAAACAACGTCAAATGGTTATCGACTGTGGAGTCCTTTTACCATGAAAGATCTAAGCTTGAAAAGGAGTACAGTGAAAAATTACGTCAATTGACCAAGGAATACTTTGCCAAAAAAAGCGCTGAAACTGTTGCTTTATCTGTTGGTAATTCTCCAACTACCACACCCGGTTCTCTTGAATGTGCATCACAAGTGGCTTGGAATGAAGTCTTGTCTCAAACTGAATTAATAGCCAAAGATCATGAGAAGTTCTCAAATGACATTGCATTCCACATCTGTgagcaattgaaaactttgacGAACCGATGCAATAGCCTAGTGATTAGTgctgaaaagttgaatgCTGAAGTTTCTGGAAGAAAGACTACATGCTATGAAAACTTAGAGAAAGCTAAGAAGAGATACTACGATTCTTGTCAAGTTATGGAAACAGCCAGATCAAAGAGTTCTAAATCCAGCTCTGAAAAGGCGCAGAGAAGGCAAGCTGAAAAAGAGCATGAAATGAACATCAGCAAAAATGACTATCTAACTAAAATCAACCAAGCCAATAGAGTCAAGGACAAATACTTTTTCCAAGATGTGCCAGAGATCTTAGATATCCTTCAAGACATCAACGAGTCGAGGGCTGCCATGTTAAATATAATATGGAATAAAGCAGGTGTCTTAGAGAGagaattgaataaaacaATTGATTCGAGATTGGATGCAGCTGATTCAGTCATAGCCAAAAATAAACCTTATTTGGACACGTCAATGTTCATAAAGCATAACATGAAATCATGGAAGGAACCCAAAGATTTTCTATACGAACCTTCGAGTGTATGGCACGATGATGAACATTTTGTTGTTAACTCCCAGGTTGAATTACAAGATTTGAGAGTGAAACTAGCGAAGGCTCAACAGCAATTGCAACAAACTCAGTATCACATTGaatcagagaaaaaatCATTGGGACAGTTGAACACTGACAAATGCAACTTAAAAGCCCAGGAACAGTATGACCCGATGcaatttcaagatattctaAAAAACTACATTTCCTCTGTTTCAGGTTTCACTGCATTGGAGCATAAAAAGCTTGAAGCTGAAGTGGAAGCTGAAAGTATTCAAAACAACGTTGCTGATGATTCAGTCTTGGACACCTCAGAAGTTGATCTATCTCAACCTGAAAAGAAACACGGGCTTTTGGGGAAATTTAAACAGAACCTGACAATATCGTCTACCCTCAACCCAATAGCGACGAAAACCTCAACAAACAACAATTCTGATACTATTTCAATGGTATCTGCAGAAACACAAGCATCCAAGAAGTCGAATAGATTCTCaattttcaagaaagttGGTCGCTCAAAGCGAACTGAATCGACCCCATTCGATGATGACTCCGTATCAGTTGTTCCCTCCAATGCAGAAAGTTTCACACCATCTCAAGAGGTGTCATACAACAATGATGACACTGTGAAAAACACTCCTACTGGAATTAGAGCCAAAGTACTCTATAGTTATACGAAAAGTGATGCTGATGAAGTATCTGTCAATGGAGACACTGTCGTTACTGTCTTAAACAAAGATGCCGGTAACGGATGGTCATTAATTAAGTTGGATACAGGCGAACAGGGCCTGGTTCCTGAAACCTATATTCAGTTACAACAAAGTACCACTCCATCAACTAGTCGTGCACCACCACCAAGGGCTCCACAACCTAGAAAGAGTGCTCAAAAGACTATGACCGCAGCCTATCCATACCAGTCTCAGGGTCCAGATGAACTTTCCTTACAGGTTGGAGATAAGATCAAGGTATTaaaggaagatgaaggaaACGGCTGGACGTTTGGTGAGCTAAACGGGACACAGGGCTTGTTCCCCACCACTTACTGCTCCTAA
- a CDS encoding uncharacterized protein (similar to uniprot|P53925 Saccharomyces cerevisiae YNL115C Hypothetical ORF), giving the protein MDKSSFSDSSVVASSSSIKSSNKLGKIGMQEGSNSPRMSAVQNTEARDSSEASFEHEPLLEGQRSGKSSHRTLGAVAPQPINVSNSSSPGDDFSDDDSELPRDPSDLLYSVRRGYRNFIHKSKTLLNIMIFINTLWLVTTFISDFFFNINFLRNRITGFQDLTLIFVSIVANSLTLWFNKIGYYSSLDQYLNVVLCGLTLFNLLTNLLVKYIRQRIGLLGVCTYLWAAVSFAVSAVMDRYLYYFNTKFHPNNYDDAEADNDENSPHPNEHSHKSIRNRHTLTEWVSIGFRTTVKGVLLVFFILFTLNNVLFSLDSILTTKQVAQVSTEANAASYDAFHWVDADHNYQIHLKCYGDVFDAEGSEDDRQPIVLFEHGGADTAFLSATWIQELYHLNRVQRYCVYERPGYGLSDSPPAPVSISMMADALKHVLLKEANITGPFTTVGYDMGGLFTQVFTAKNIDLVESMLLVESWHPDLLLKNYISRLLPGDDNDDPDDYSKLPDEINRHNGFVIWWKGILSTFNIKLQTSWLLAHHGSKERIYGRDMIYQGKYLRIKFLESVTSSLLSYKDVLNSLENLREIKMSVVSSNELIKKSPQWGNWQRELSKISSKTQEWKIVDGGHQIYKYGLGKQQAQDVLLRLIGEKDRY; this is encoded by the coding sequence ATGGAtaaatcatctttttcGGACAGTTCGGTAGTGGCTAGTAGCAGTTCTATAAAATCATCCAATAAACTTGGCAAGATTGGTATGCAAGAAGGTTCTAATTCGCCAAGAATGAGTGCGGTTCAAAACACCGAGGCGCGGGATTCATCAGAAGCTTCCTTTGAGCATGAACCATTATTAGAAGGACAGAGATCAGGGAAATCTTCGCATCGTACCCTAGGAGCCGTTGCACCGCAACCGATCAATGTCTCTAATTCGTCGTCGCCTGGGGATGATTTTTCCGACGATGATTCCGAATTGCCCAGGGATCCTTCTGATCTCTTGTACAGTGTCAGACGAGGTTATCGAAATTTCATCCATAAATCAAAGactcttttgaatattatGATATTCATCAATACCTTGTGGTTAGTGACAACTTTCATCAgtgattttttcttcaacatcaactttttgagaaacagaataaCCGGTTTCCAGGACTTGACTcttatttttgtttcaattgttgCCAACAGTTTAACTCTATGGTTTAACAAAATTGGTTATTATTCCTCTTTGGATCAGTATTTGAACGTGGTTCTTTGTGGATTGACATTGTTCAACTTACTTACAAATTTACTTGTGAAATACATCCGTCAACGTATCGGGTTATTAGGAGTGTGCACTTATTTATGGGCTGCAGTATCGTTTGCTGTTAGTGCTGTCATGGATCGTTATCTATATTACTTCAATACAAAGTTCCACCCTAACAATTACGATGACGCTGAAGCAGATAATGACGAAAATTCACCGCATCCTAACGAACATAGTCACAAGAGCATCAGAAATCGTCACACCCTAACCGAATGGGTTAGTATTGGGTTTAGAACAACTGTTAAAGGTGTGTTGTTagtatttttcattttgttcaCATTAAacaatgttcttttctctcttgaTTCCATATTGACCACTAAGCAGGTAGCACAGGTTTCAACTGAGGCAAATGCAGCAAGCTACGATGCATTCCATTGGGTAGATGCTGATCAcaattatcaaattcatttaAAGTGTTATGGTGACGTATTTGATGCAGAAGGATCCGAAGACGACAGACAACCTattgttcttttcgaaCATGGAGGGGCAGATACGGCATTTTTGTCTGCCACATGGATTCAAGAACTTTATCATTTGAACAGAGTTCAAAGATATTGTGTGTACGAAAGGCCTGGTTATGGTCTATCCGATTCCCCACCTGCACCGGTGTCAATTTCTATGATGGCAGATGCTTTGAAACACGTCTTATTGAAGGAGGCAAACATTACGGGCCCCTTCACTACTGTAGGGTATGACATGGGAGGCCTTTTCACTCAAGTATTCACAGCTAAGAACATTGATTTGGTCGAAAGCATGCTTCTTGTTGAATCGTGGCACCCAGATTTGCTATTGAAGAACTACATTTCAAGATTGTTACCGGGGGATGACAATGATGATCCTGATGATTATAGTAAATTACCAGATGAGATCAATAGACATAACGGATTCGTTATTTGGTGGAAGGGTATTTTATCAACGTTCAATATTAAGTTACAAACCTCTTGGTTACTAGCTCATCACGGCTCAAAAGAGAGAATTTATGGTCGTGATATGATCTATCAAGGTAAATATTTGCgaatcaaattcttggagAGTGTAACGAGCTCCTTATTGAGTTATAAAGATGTCTTGAACAGCTTAGAAAACCTaagagaaataaaaatgagTGTTGTAAGCAGTAATGAGCTAATAAAAAAGTCTCCTCAATGGGGAAACTGGCAAAGGGAGTTGTCcaaaatttcatccaaGACACAGGAATGGAAAATCGTCGATGGAGGGCACCAAATCTACAAGTATGGGCTTGGAAAGCAGCAAGCACAGGACGTCCTTTTGAGATTGATTGGTGAGAAAGACAGATACTAA
- the DMA2 gene encoding ubiquitin-conjugating protein DMA2 (some similarities with uniprot|P53924 Saccharomyces cerevisiae YNL116W DMA2 Protein involved in regulating spindle position and orientation functionally redundant with Dma1p homolog of S. pombe Dma1 and H. sapiens Chfr), protein MVGNVGNDSGSSTIRRRGSGFGTILSTFGIRQAAATSGENGTLSGDSNSNGAQPIDITRNGMHTQMSNPVPNSPNGVSESAPGAAVGGVSNMITNNILGTTPFDSSEQPSQLTGALSAPVGDSALTGNHLPINLVLGQIETNGNGGNNTNDIHHIPLTSPPIHGTIPQNGQALKNVHHFIYPAVRPASAPSLHLDFAPDWAQPEAADDETVRNRKDKNGLFTLRLTAFIDNSSAGNPGFYFDPIIRTAGPGSQLVIGRYTEKVREAISSIPEPFHPAVFKSKVVSRTHGVFKVDDNGNWFVKDVKSSSGTFLNHQRLSQPATMSKDFLLKDGDILQLGLDFRGGAEEIYRCVKMRVELNKSWRRKANAFNKEAIQKMKALQKMTSGTELEDCSICLSKIKACQAVFIAPCSHSWHFKCIRQLVSKTYPQFVCPNCRAVCDLEADLDSDDEDEDEEFVDEDVYSPNETLDTRSRLSPINDEGTSFFPSMNRDSRITHPPIPEQEDEYCNDVDGDIRMLN, encoded by the coding sequence ATGGTAGGGAATGTTGGGAATGACTCTGGCAGCAGCACAATTAGAAGACGTGGCTCTGGCTTTGGTACCATACTAAGTACTTTTGGGATTAGACAAGCTGCAGCAACTAGTGGTGAAAATGGGACTCTTTCAGGTGACTCGAATAGTAACGGTGCACAACCAATAGATATCACACGAAATGGGATGCACACGCAAATGTCCAACCCAGTGCCAAATAGTCCCAACGGAGTCTCTGAGTCAGCTCCTGGTGCTGCTGTAGGTGGTGTGTCAAATATGATTACCAATAATATCTTGGGAACAACCCCGTTTGATTCGTCTGAGCAACCATCGCAGTTGACAGGAGCTCTTTCTGCACCAGTTGGTGATAGTGCACTGACAGGAAATCATTTACCGATCAATCTTGTATTGGGACAAATTGAGACTAATGGAAATGGTGGTAATAACACAAACGATATTCATCATATCCCGCTCACTTCCCCTCCTATACACGGTACCATCCCTCAAAACGGTCAAGCTCTGAAAAACGTTCATCATTTCATATACCCAGCAGTAAGGCCAGCATCAGCGCCATCGTTGCATCTAGACTTTGCACCTGATTGGGCCCAGCCGGAAGCTGCAGATGATGAAACTGTTAGAAATCGTAAGGATAAAAACGGATTATTCACTTTAAGATTGACCGCATTTATAGACAACTCATCGGCTGGTAACCCCGGTTTCTATTTTGATCCGATCATAAGAACTGCTGGTCCTGGTTCTCAGTTGGTAATCGGAAGGTACACAGAAAAGGTCAGAGAGGccatttcttctattcCCGAACCGTTCCATCCAGCCGTATTCAAGAGTAAAGTCGTCTCAAGGACACATggtgttttcaaagttgaCGATAATGGAAATTGGTTTGTGAAAGATgtcaaatcatcatcaggGACGTTCTTGAATCATCAAAGACTTTCTCAGCCAGCTACTATGTCCAAGGATTTTCTGTTAAAGGACGGCGATATATTACAACTCGGATTAGACTTCCGGGGTGGTGCGGAAGAAATTTACAGGTGTGTTAAAATGAGAGTGGAGCTCAATAAATCTTGGAGAAGGAAAGCTAATGCATTCAATAAAGAAGCtattcaaaagatgaaagCCTTGCAAAAGATGACCAGCGGGACGGAATTAGAGGATTGTTCGATTTGTTTATCTAAAATAAAAGCTTGTCAAGCGGTTTTCATTGCACCTTGTTCACATAGTTGGCATTTCAAGTGCATTAGACAACTTGTATCAAAAACATATCCTCAATTTGTTTGTCCTAACTGCAGAGCAGTTTGTGATTTAGAGGCCGACTTGGATagtgacgatgaagatgaagatgaggaatTTGTAGATGAAGATGTTTATTCACCGAACGAGACTCTTGATACCAGGTCGAGACTATCCCCAATCAATGATGAGGGCACATCTTTCTTTCCGAGTATGAACAGAGATAGCAGAATAACACATCCACCAATACCAGAACAGGAAGACGAATACTGTAACGACGTCGATGGCGATATTCGCATGCTCAACTGA